In the Silene latifolia isolate original U9 population chromosome 1, ASM4854445v1, whole genome shotgun sequence genome, AGCGACATTCAACACAATACTCAAAGCTACTCCAAACCGGGGACCCTCTTGTGCTCAGTTTTGATTCTTCAATTTATGCTTGGTAGGTACCTTATTGAGATTAAGGTCCTTACTCAAAAATGTCTTAAACTCATCATAGAAGGGTTTAGAGTCATAAAATAGCACATCTTGTTAGACGTATTTGGAGTTGGACCTTGAATTGTGATGATGTCCAAAACCGGGCTTGACAGCAGTCTCAGGAAACCAGGTGCATCTTGTAGAGGGCATATCTCATAGCTCACAATGAATTTAAGGGCTCATGATAGCTAACTGGAAAGCTAAATGAGTTAGTTTTCATCTCCAAAAGGAATCAACCTTAATCATTGAGTAAATCTTGATATATTGAACCTTTAGTGCACATAGGTCATGGGCTGTTCCGAAATGCGTAGTCTGTTTGCATCGACCATAACTCAAGATATAAAATAGCTATGATGGTAATTCCAAATCCCTGATTTAGATAAGACCTTAAACTTTCCAATGGCATAGGAATCATATGACTTGAACCgttagaacttgagatatagagatTGGAAGTCGAACTCTTTGGAATAatacttcaaaaagcgatgaaacactttcaattgttaaccattccttggactgtttcttttggccttaaaatGAATCAAAATGAAACAATTTTGTTTCAAACTCCCTTTCTTGAAAAGAATTTGTCCTCAAATTCTGTTGGTTCAAATTAAAGAGACTTGTTGCCAAGACTTTTGCCTTACCACTTATCAAAGCACCTAGCACACTTCAAGAGATGGCTCTCATGACTTCCTCCCGGATCATAGACTAGAATGGTGAATGGAAAGAGATGTGTTGCACCATTCCCAAACGAATTAGTTAAAATCGGGACAGAAATTGTAGGAGAACCAAAGAGCAAACCTCCAAATGACGACTTGGCTTGATCATTCAATTTGTGCGATCCTTGGTCACCTTTGGACAGTGGCACAACTTGATTCTTGGCCTCATTACCTTTCCTTTCAAGACCACAGTTTGGCTTGAACACTTGTGGGAGGGCAGCCCTCCTTTCAAAGCTATTTCCATTGACATTTCCTTGAGCAAGAATAGGAGCCTCACATCGTTTTTCCTTGCTCTTGAACTCccttgcttgttgtgattgtACTTGAATGGAGTCATGAGGACCTCCATGGACTGATTCCTTTCCCCAAATAGTTCTTGGCTTGAGCTTAACTCGTGGTCCAATTCTCTTAGGAGTGGACTCTTCACTAGGAGGCTCATTTAGGAGTTTGCCTCCATAGGACTTGCTTGGCTCTTGGACATCTCTTGGCCACGACTTTTCTGGTTCCTTAGCCCTATCCTTGGCAAGGAGAGCATAGGAATTCTCCATATCATTTAGTCCTTGACACATTTTGGCCTCATTGATAAGAAAAGTCTCCATGAATGGTTCACTTATGGAGGATGGTGGAAGGGGTGGTAGGATAACCTTTCTTTTGCCCAGACTACGCATTTCGGAACAGCCCATGACCTATGTGCACTAAAGGTTCAATATATCAAGATTTACTCAATGATTAAGGTTGATTCCTTTTAGAGATGAAAGCTAACTCATTTAGCTTTCCAGTTAGCTATCATGAGCCCTTAAATTCATTGAGAGCTATGAGATATGCCCTCTACAAGATGCACCTGGTTTTGGTTTCCTGAGACTGCTGTCAAGCCCGGTTTTGGACATCATCACAATTCAAGGTCCAACTCCAAATACGTCTAACAAGATATGCTATTTTATGACTCTAGACCCTTCTATGATGAGTTTAAGACATTTTTGAGTAAGGACCTTAATCTCAATAAGGTACCTACCAAGCATAAATTGAAGAATCAAAACTGAGCATAAGAGGGTCCCCGGTTTGGAGTAGCTTTGAGTATTGTGTTGAATGTCGCTTTCAACCTTCCCCTTTTGATCAAGCAAGCTTCATGACACCTTTTGCCTGTTATTTGGGTCTCTTCCTACTCTTGGACGAACCTCTTGGCAGCCACAAAAGATGTCCACaaaatccataaataaagctAGCAAACAAGGAAGCTTGACCCTTTGTGACCACTCCTTTTCTATGTCTTTGTTTTTAGCCTTTTATTTTCAGAATTGTAAGGCTTTGTAGCTGTTATGTATTGTCTTGTTAGAAGACTAATGTAAGCCCTTAGATCCTAGGTTAGATGGATGGCTAGGATGCTTTTGCTTGGCCTATATAAGCCAAGTTAACTCATTGTAAAAAACCAGATTGGAGTTAATGAAAATTAGGAGTTTTATGAGGTTTCTCAAAACCCTTgattagttctttgcttagtgctagaacaactccattacttagtgtttggggTCGTGTATCTTGGCTTGCTCTGTGATCTGGCCAAGTGCATAAGGGGATTAGttcttgctttgtgatcttgaaCAACATCCCGAGTCTTGAGATTGCTTTGTGATCTTCTCAAGTCATATCCTTGTTCTCTTCTTGTGTCCAAGTAACGGTTTTACCTGTCCTTTGTGTGCCAATTATTGAGTCATTTGTGCTTGTTCTAAACAAGGTCGATTTCTGCAAGTTTTAATTGAATTCAACAGTCCAATTAAGTGTCCATTTTGAGTCTTAGTTCAATAGATTTCAAGCCAAAAACCATTCAAGTTGAGAGTTGTGTTTGTTTTACTTCAAGTGTCGCCAAAAAAGGGGTTATATTTGAAGGCTTAATCTTTGGCCAAGCCCAAATTCCTTTACAAATATACTTATAATGTGACAAATTTTAACACACATTCGAAAGGTTTAAGATAATGCGTCTGAAAAAGTGATACAGTTTGAAACagtcattgttttttttttttttttggtaaaagagAAGCGGGATTAACCCTTAACAAAAAAGAGAAAAACAGAAAACGGGGCATCTGTCAAAAGAGTTTATCTAATTAAAGAAAAGGCCAGCAATTTTCATCCCACTAGCTCAAAGGCTATCATGGCAACGTAGGATCTCATTGGAAGTACGCAACTAAGTAACCTTACTCCTTGCTTAAATGTAGATAACTTTtcaaatgattcaaaatcaaaatttcaGCGATAAAAGTGCATCAATCGGCAGCTTCACAACACAAGAAGCTAATACAGTATATTGAGCTCATCGAAAAAGATACAGTAAGAACCAGCACTAAGGCACAAAAGTAGATGACAAAGATTTGCAACCCGTGTCAGCCTGAATGACCGAACCTTGATCTTATGTATTGTAGATCCATATAATTCAACATAAGGCGGAAAGAACAAAGTTACGTCTGCTCCCAAACAAAAATCTCAAGAGCTAATCGTAGAGTTGCCACTAGCGCATTCTAAAAGGCCCTTCTAAGATGGAATTAAATTACACCAAATTCAGCTACTAACCATCCTGAAACTGCATCACACATTCTAATGGCCTTTGTCACTCTAACAAGAACATCAATTCACGCAGATAACTTTTCAAATTATCCAAAATCAAAACTTCAGCAAGAACTCAATCAATCAGCGACGCTTCACAATACAAGATGCGCATACCACGTACTAAACTCGTCGAAAAGAAAACAGTAAGGGCCAGCAGAAAGGCACagaaaaagatgaaaaatatGTCGGGGCTATCTACTTGTGAGTTAGTACCAGACTACCAGGAAACATAAGGCGGAAAGAACAAAGTTATGTCTGCTCCCAAAGAATCATCTCAGGAGCTAAGCTTAGAGTTGTCACTGCTGCATCCTAAGTGGCCACTCTAAGATGGAATTTAAATTGTACTCATACCAAATTCAGCTAATAACCAACCTGACTTGTAACAAATTCTAATGGCATGAGAAAGAACCCTGATTGCTAATACCGCACAAACAATAACAACCTCCTCCTTGGTACGTCCCACCAAATCACCAATAGTAAATGGGGGATCAAACTATAAGCAATCATAATTAAAGTAACACCATCGAGAGTAATCGTCCCTTTTAACATTTACCAGAATTTTTTTAGCtctgattacacaaaaacaattgaaaaacaaagaTACGAAAATAATGCACAAGCAAAAACCCCAATAAAACCTTAAACCCTAAGTCATAACCAAATGAATAGTCGACATTAATCGTCCCTTCAACATTTACCACAGGTTTTTTTACTTCTGGCTATAGTCAACAACAGACGAACAGACATAAAGAGACGCATTCGCAAAAAAACCTGGGTAAAACCTCAAACTCCAAATTAACAGTCGAAAATAATCGTCCCTTTGACAAATACCGGAGTTTTTTAATTCCAACTATAGTCAACAACTGAAGTCCAGACATAATAACTAATAAGACCTATTCGCAAAAACCCCGATAAAACCTTAAACCCTCAATCCACCAAAATCAGCACCCAGAACAATAGTAGTAATGTACTGCACAATCTCAAATCCAATCAAACAAATCATGATCCGCAAATCAAACGTCCAttaaaaaaacaaatttaacaaacATTAACATCAATGAAGGGTAAAAACAACACAAATTAGAGACTAACCATCTGTAAAAGCAAGACCCCAAACTTGCCCACGCGTACGACactacaaaacaaaacaaaacaaaaagtcaGAAAACCCAACAGTTTCAATTGCACACAAGATGTTCGACGAAATGCCGCAATGAAAaaggaataaattaacgaacttTGGCAACATTAATCTTTGTAATTTCATAAGTAACATTGGGCGTATGTGATCTAGCTATATGACATCCCTTTCCACATTTGGGTAAATAGTTGACAATTTCAAACAAGgttttctcctcctcctccttattcttcttcttctccttcttctttcgCTTCAATTTCGTAGATGATTcacttgtttttgttgttgttattgctgTTGTTGATGATGGTGGAGATGAATTAGGGTTTAAGGTTGCGCTTAATTTGAAGGTTTGAAGAAGATTAAATGGAAGTCTTTTGAATAAGAAGTTTGTTACTGATTTTTCCGCCATTGTTAAGGCCATTTTTTAGCTTTTTGTGTTTTGCTGCTTCTCTTCTTGCTTTGCTCACTTGTGTTTGTGTATTGTTGTTGGGATGGGGTGTAACCGAGCTGAGCTCGAGCTTACCTATGATCGAGTTCGGCTCATATTGTAAAAATCGAGTTCGAGCTCGAACACGATCTCTTGAAATTAAGGCTCGAGATCGGCTCATATAATATTTTACGAGCCCGAACCCGAACTTTGTTTGCATACCATTTTTTCGAGCGTTATTTtaattataacgtaaattttgatttaaaaattcaaattcaaacgaGAATATTATCTTTTTGTTagcttatactccctccataccacaccaatggtaacatggacccactttttGTGAGGAGAAAAGTGGGTCCatattaccattggtgtggtatgaagGGAGTAATAACAATTATTATGTAACTAGTTGAAaagcccgtgcattgcacgggctcTCATTAGGATCATCTGTATAAATATATTCTATAGTTGATAAAAGAAGTTCAATTATGTTTAAATCATTGATAAACAAAAGTTCGTGGTTTGTGTAGCCGTCTAGTTGATCATCAATGAACTATTAGTGCTTCTAGAATAGAAGTTTTGTCATTTAGTAGTTATCATTTCAGTTGTGAAACATCAAGTAATATGGTAAAAGtatgtaattagtttttccattattgttataggtatcactggttttaattaaatacaatagTTATCTCCATAAACATAGTGTAGCTCACCAAATGAACCGCCCTTAATAACTGAGACAGAcctttatgagttttgcaaattattttaatctataacaactacgtaaaactaaaCGGTGTTACGTAAAGCAACAAGTTTCATAATTATCAATATTTAGTGTGTTTAGAAAAAATGTTAGATCTCCTATAgtataagtttaccttgactatcTACAATTAAGAGACTGTTTTGCTCTTTATATACTTCTCGTAAAATCAAATCAATACCGAATTCCAATAATTTAATAGTCTCTAAACAACTGTACACaaatatatgtgattctattacatagaatgcaTGAGGCTCTCATTAGGATCATCCTTAACAATATGCATGTTGAATGTTCTAAGAATTCAAACGTTGGTTTACATTGTCATGGTTTGGTAGTAGAAGTCAactaagttgataaaaaaagtcCAACTATGTTGAAATCGGAACACAAAAAACTTTAGGGTTGATTTAGTTGATTGTTAATGGATCATCAGTCCCTTTAACATAAAAGCTACTTTTTTTGGTATTAGTTATAACAGTTGTATAGCATCCGAAGAGACATCAGTTGAATTATGTAATTacttatttttattgttgtacgcaccaccgattttagttaatttaaagCGTCATTAAATGTGGTTTAATTCCATAAAATGAACACGTGGTTTTGTGTGGATTGGAGAGAGTAGGATATTAGGATACTACTCTTAAACTCcattagttttagattaattatattaaaattataacccatttttgtttatttgaaatgTTATTTATTAACAAAATTAAGTCTCATTATCTTAGATTTTTAATTACTGTTCACAAATCCTCATTTATGATGGACATATCCGTCGCAAGGTTGCGACAGGTCAAGTATTACTCatatgggtagataagacaaaagcagaatgccTAGGAAGTATCAAtatgttttgtcttatctacccacatgAGTAGTACTTgatccgtcgcaagcttgtggCGGATATACCCGTCAGAAGAAAGACTTGGTGCCtactctttatttataataacaaaatgaacaaattttcagaaaagagtttcaattttaagaaatggcttcaaattactaaatatatatgtacaatcgtttcacttcttaaccaatatatatgagtttgacctaatttattacaCCAAGGAGTACTTTATATTCAACTAAACCCATATGGGATACCCCATAGTTAACCATTAAAAAAAAGAACCATTTCCACTTTGATGCCCAGAAGTTTAGCCTAATTTCACTTTAGTCCCCTGAGGTTTGCATAATTTCACTTTGGTGCCTTGAGGTTTTGACTTTTTCCCACTTTAGTGACCTATACATAACAATCTTagtattttatactccctccattcatctTTTATCTTCCCATTTATCTAATATACGTAGTTAGTATTTTATTGAAatagaatggagggagtactaaaaaaatattttgaaaataaaGGCATTTTTTTTccaatattatgttgattatactATTTTGTAATTTGTATGCAGTTTAATATCTAATTTTGCACTTTATTTTACTGAAAATGTAATTAAGATAAAGGCCTCaccaaaatgaaattttattcaaaactcaggTTACCAAAGTGGGAAGTAGTTGAAACCTCAGGACACCAAAGTAGAATTATGCAAACCTCAGGGCACTAAAGTGGAATTAACCTGAACCTCAGGGACCAAAAtggaaattttccaaaaaaaaatgaaaagctaCAGTAAAAACTATTGCACTTTTAAATATACAATCAGTACATTACAAAGTAATAAGTCTAATAACCAGCCATACGCAAACCGCGGTAAATAACTAAGTGAATAAAAACACATAGATGAATTGGAATTTAGAAAGTAAAAATTGATGTAACCGCTTAATTTTGTATATTCGGCAGCTAAATACATTTTTAACGTCTATTATGGATTTGAAAccaatttgaagaaaaaattcgGTGATATAATGGTAGATTATATATAGTTCTCACAATTTTTCTATATATTTATCGTACACTGATTTATTCATAGTTAGCTGGTTCTTGGATTATTAGTCCGTCCCGCATAAAATCATAATTCTTGACTTTgttcatttgtatttaatttgtTGGCTCATTTCACAAAATCGATATGAGACTTATttaatatttataaatggtagcTCAAATTTTTTTAATCTGATGTGAATATTATTGGTTATTTAATCATACACATTTGATACGGTATAGTAAATCAGAGTTAAAATTATTTCATGCCATCGTTGATGTTGTTTATTTCTACTATTGTCATTGTAGAAATTTTTCTCTGCCAAATGTTAAGTAAATGTTAATCTTTACTTCTTTTTCCTTTTATGACATGTTACTTTTTCctgaaatatttttttaaaaataaaaataagtttTGTCCTAAGGTTTTTGTAAGACAATTACGGGTTTGGTTATAATTAACAACTCGTGTAAATCTTTTAAATATTCAAAAAAGTTTTTAAATAAAATTATCTTTGTTACTACACGAGTTTTTCTAAGTACTTAAAATCGAACAAATTAGATTTTTGACAATATTTTTATTTGTAAGAAATTAGGATCCTTTTTTTTTCTCACAAAGATTAATTGTATGTTTATAAAATATACTTACAATTTTAACACTtttatacgtttattatatgaATTTTTTTGCTTTATAAATGtttctaaaataaatattctttataGAGTTATTTTTCTAATATTATTTTAGTAAAGAATAGtcgataaattattagatccacttctattagtattatttttctcataaattattagatctactttgattaggataattttatcacAAATTATTAACAGGAAAAATCTAGATCTACACTTattaggaattctaaaaaagttggactctctaatatcactCGAAAAGTttttgctttatatatatgtattgattttatcttataaactaatattttaatttatttattttaaaattgatacaatttaattaaatatattgaaaaacattaagtaattttaaaaataacgAGCTCAAACGAGCTCCCGAGCCGAGCCTTGGTgtgctcgagctcggctcggttTGGGCTCAGCTTAGTTCGAGCTCGAGCTCAGTTTAACCGATCTCgtgccgagctttgaccgagccgatcccGAAGGCTTGTCGAGCAGTTCATTTACAGCCGTAGTTGTTGGGATGGAAAAATAAGGTTTTTGTTTGTTGGACTTAGTCACGAGTTTCAAACTCGacatttttttttcaagtcgtagttCTCGGAAAGTTTTGAGCTCATAAATACGAGTCATGGCTTTTTAAAATTTTCCAGATATAAACATTGAGTATTTCGGACAAATGTCAAATCTCAAGGGTACGCGCATGCATTTTCCAATTAAATATCGAAAGGTTTTTGAGGATTACATGATTTTAGGACATACAAGTTACATCATGTTTGAGCACTAAAAAGAAAATGAAAGTGTTTTGATATGCTAGGACGGGTCCATATACTAGCTTCGAAAATgcgagcttttttttttttttttttggcagctgtaaaaaaaagaaaatgcgAGCTATATATAAATTaagatgagtttttttttttttttaatcgagTACCAAATGCCAATCATATACGGAGTGTCAGAGTACTTGTTTTTATGGCAATCACTTGTTTTTCATGCTGAACATCTTGTAACTTTGGAGCTAAACAGTAAACACCATACTCAAAGCAACAGTGCAACACTCAAAGCACCGCAAAACATGCGAGTACGAAAC is a window encoding:
- the LOC141616961 gene encoding uncharacterized protein LOC141616961 encodes the protein MALTMAEKSVTNFLFKRLPFNLLQTFKLSATLNPNSSPPSSTTAITTTKTSESSTKLKRKKKEKKKNKEEEEKTLFEIVNYLPKCGKGCHIARSHTPNVTYEITKINVAKCRTRGQVWGLAFTDGFPARFPNRIGKPRSRCWKLIKDPLKLAAPKPDESIEDPPKLEAPKPDESIPDPLKLEVPKPDAVQEA